The genomic region TTCCCGGCGTCCTGCCGCGCCTTGTCCCCTGCCCGCCCCCGAACGAGCACAGCGAGGAGCAGCACTTCGTCTGGCTCGAACAGGTCATCGCCGCCAACGCCCAGATGCTCTTCCCCGGCCTTCAGGTCATTGAAAGCCATCCGTTCCGCGTCACGCGCGACGCGGACATCGAGATCCAGGAAGATGAAGCGTCGGATCTGCTGCAAACAGTCGAGCGCGGCCTGCACGCCCGCCAGTTCGGCGACGTCTGCCGCCTGGAGGTCAACACCTCCATGCCGCCTCGCCTGCGCACGCTGCTGATCGAGAATCTGCTGGTCGATAAAGAAGATGTCTATACGATCGACGGCACGCTTGGACTTTCGGACCTGATGCAGATCTGGAAGCTCCCCAAGCCGGAGCTGAAGGACCCGCCGCTGATCCCGGTCCTGCCCAAAGAGCTTCAGGACCGTCCGAAGGAGATCCTGGACGTGATCGGCGCGCAGGACCTGCTGCTGCACCACCCATACGATTCGTTCAACCCGATCATCGATTTTGTCGAGACCGGCGCCAAGGATCCGGGAGTGCTCGCGATCAAGCAAACACTGTACCGGGTCGGCGGAAACTCCCCAATCGTCAAACTTCTCGCCGAATCGCGCGACGACGATACCCAGGTCGCGGTGCTCGTCGAACTCAAAGCCCGCTTTGACGAAGAGAACAACATTGAATGGGCGCGCGCGTTGGAAGACTCCGGCGTCCACGTTGTCTACGGCCTGATCGGCCTCAAGACGCACTGCAAGCTGGCCCTGGTCGTCCGCAAGGAAAAGGACGGCAAGCTGCGGCGTTACGTCCACCTCGGAACGGGCAATTACAATCCGATCACCGCGCGTATCTACACGGACATGTCGTACTTCACGGCGCGCCCCGATATCTGCGCCGACATCTCCGAGCTGTTCAACGTGCTGACGGGCTATTCGCGCCAGACAAAGTATCGCAAGCTGCTCGTCGCGCCGGTCAACATGCGCGAGCGGTTCATCCAGATGATCGAGCGCGAAGCCGCCCACGCGCGGCGCGGCCGCCCGGCCCGCCTGATCTTCAAGACCAATACGCTCACCGACGAGCCGATCATCCGCGCCATCTACGCGGCGGCGCAGGCGGGAGTCAAGATCGACTTGATCGTGCGCGGCGTCTGCTGCCTGCGCCCCGGCGTGATCGGCGTGTCGGAAAATATCCGCGTCGTCTCCATCGTCGGCCGGTTCCTGGAGCACTCGCGAATCTATTACTTCTACAACGGCGGCAATACGCAGATCTACATGGGCAGCGCCGACCTGATGCGCCGCAACCTGGAGCGCCGCGTCGAGGTGCTCTTCCCGGTGGAGGACGCCGGCCTGAAAAAGCACGTGCGCGAGCAGGTTCTGGAGCGATATCTTGAGGACACGCGCAACGCCCACCAGCTGCTGCCGGACGGTAAGTACGTCCACCTTCAGCCCCCGGACGGCGACGCGCCGTTCAGCGCTCAGAAGACATTCCTTCAGGAGCGCCAGGAGACGGTGGAGGCGTAATCCGATTCCCATGCCGGAAATTGCATTTCCGGCATGGGACGGGATTTTTGGACGGAATGCGGCAATCTGTGGTACAGTAAGCATGCGAGATCGCCATAATTACGGTAATCATCCCCGCCGATTTGGAGTTTATGCTCATTTCTTAAGATCGAGCGGGCATTCGCGGAACATATCTGGGTATATCTACGTTATAAAAGAGTACGCTGGGGATTGGGCGAAGGAGACCTTGATGAACTTAGTCACACAACTCTGGAAGATGTTTACCGTGACGCGCCGGGCCGGAGGCTTGCGCGCAGCGAGCCGCATGATGGCCGACGCGCCGCGATATATAAAATTGATGAAAGGGTTGTTGTCCGACCGTCGCATATCGCCGGTCGCGAAGACCGCGCTTTTGGGAGCTGTTGTCTACGCCGCCAGCCCGCTGGATTTGATCCCGGATTGGATTCCCGTCGTGGGCATGATGGATGATTTGGGAATTGTCCTGATGGCGATCAACTACTTCTTCGGCGCCGTGCCGCCGGATGTGCTTGACGAGCACCGCACCCGCGCCGGCCTACAGCCGGAACGCGTGCGCGTTCGAGAGCGACGCAACTAAATCGGAACTAAAAAAGGCGCGGACCATACGGTCCGCGCCTTTTTTGACTTATTCTTACTCTTTCCCCGCCTTCTTCGCCATCATGTCCTGCAGGAACTGCATCATGGCGGCCCGCTCGGAGTCGTCGAGTTTGCCGTCGCCGTTCTTGTCGAACAGCATCATCATCTTCTCCATTCGGGAGCCTTTTCCGCCGCCAATGCCAAGATCCGGGACATCCGTCGCGGCGATCCCCTTCGTCAGGTGCTCGGAGTCCACGGTGTAGAAGACGAAGGCGATGCACATCTCGTCGGTGGTCTTCTCGCCCCAGGTCACGAGCTTGGGCGGATCGCTGGGATTGCGCGGGTTGTTCGTGGAGTTGTCGTAATGCGCGGTCAGATGGATCCGTGATCCCTGCGGCAGCTCCAGCGGCTTTTGATACATGTAGGTCGACTGCCAGTTGAAGTCCCAGTCGGGCACGGACACCAGCGGTTGCTGCGTCCCATCGGGCAGCGTGGCGGCGACGGTCATGTCATGCCCGAGCAGGTGCATGTGCGGCATCACGCCGAGCACGGTGACATTGGCCGGGACGGCCTGCGAACCGCCGGTTTCGTAGTGGGCGTCGCCGGGCGGCACGCGCAGAGCGGGGGCGATGATGGCCTGGATCCGCACGCGCTTGTCCACCGGACCGTTGGCGAAGTAAACGCCCAGTTTCGTCGAATCCTTTTCCACTTTCCCGGTCGGGTGGTAATGGACTTGCAGGACAATGTCCGCCCCTTTGGGCAGAAGGACTCCGACGCCGTTGTCCAGCCGCCGGGGATCGTTGCCCGGCGCCCAGCCGCCCAGACCACCGGACGGGGTCACGCCGATGCCGCCATAGGATGTGTAACCGGGCGCGGGATCGGCGGCGTCCAGCTTGCGCGCGCCGCCGGTGGTGTCCAAGTAGGCGATGACGTGGTGGACCACCGCCCGCTGGCCCGGCCGCACTTCGATGGCCGAGACGTATCGGTCCTCTTTGTAATCCGTCGGGATCACGAAGCACTGATAGATATCGGCCCCTTCGGCGGGGACGGTATAGACCGGCGACTGGAAGACGGCGTCCGGAGCGCCCAAACGCCAGCCCACGGTGAACTTGGGCGCCGGCGGCAAGTCGGCGGGATCGCCCTCGGGAGCGCCCGCGTCCACCCACTGCTTGAGCGTCGCGATCTGGGCGTCCGTCAAACGCCGCTCGTCGTGGAACTCGCCATGCGAAGCCGCTTTCCACGGCGGCATGTACTTGCTCTGCGTCACGGCGGCGATCTGCGCCGCGCGCTTCTTGGCGTCGTCGTAACTGAGCAGGGCGAACGGCGCCACTTCGCCGGGCCGATGGCAGCTGGAGCATTGCGAATAGAGAATCGGCGCGACATCCTTGGTGTATGTCACCGATTTGTCCGCCTTCGGCTCCTCGGCGCGCGCGACGGGCGGCGTTGTCCGCAGGACCGTCGCCAGCGCCGCCGTCAAGGCGACCGTTCCGATCAGGGCAAATGTCTTGTTGGAGATCATCAGTCGCTCACTCTTTTCCTGTATTCGTCGGCGTGA from Capsulimonas corticalis harbors:
- the ppk1 gene encoding polyphosphate kinase 1, yielding MNNPTAALQEENSRHDNHASAAQDEVMTQTSYEEDFDPIDLAEAGLEEIDSDEMAPVPDGDATATDAATKPSPIESSLSLSDPALYLNRELSWLAFNDRVFGEAADPEHPLLERVKFIAIGHSNLDEYYMIRVSGLLQQVAAGLADLTPDGMTPREQLAALRSEVGPMLQDAANYFHKTLEPELESHGVRLLDYSQLTRGQVKSLRDYFREEVFPVLTPLALGPGHPFPHISNLSLNLAVVVRDPEVGEKFARMKVPGVLPRLVPCPPPNEHSEEQHFVWLEQVIAANAQMLFPGLQVIESHPFRVTRDADIEIQEDEASDLLQTVERGLHARQFGDVCRLEVNTSMPPRLRTLLIENLLVDKEDVYTIDGTLGLSDLMQIWKLPKPELKDPPLIPVLPKELQDRPKEILDVIGAQDLLLHHPYDSFNPIIDFVETGAKDPGVLAIKQTLYRVGGNSPIVKLLAESRDDDTQVAVLVELKARFDEENNIEWARALEDSGVHVVYGLIGLKTHCKLALVVRKEKDGKLRRYVHLGTGNYNPITARIYTDMSYFTARPDICADISELFNVLTGYSRQTKYRKLLVAPVNMRERFIQMIEREAAHARRGRPARLIFKTNTLTDEPIIRAIYAAAQAGVKIDLIVRGVCCLRPGVIGVSENIRVVSIVGRFLEHSRIYYFYNGGNTQIYMGSADLMRRNLERRVEVLFPVEDAGLKKHVREQVLERYLEDTRNAHQLLPDGKYVHLQPPDGDAPFSAQKTFLQERQETVEA
- a CDS encoding YkvA family protein — encoded protein: MNLVTQLWKMFTVTRRAGGLRAASRMMADAPRYIKLMKGLLSDRRISPVAKTALLGAVVYAASPLDLIPDWIPVVGMMDDLGIVLMAINYFFGAVPPDVLDEHRTRAGLQPERVRVRERRN
- a CDS encoding ascorbate-dependent monooxygenase — its product is MISNKTFALIGTVALTAALATVLRTTPPVARAEEPKADKSVTYTKDVAPILYSQCSSCHRPGEVAPFALLSYDDAKKRAAQIAAVTQSKYMPPWKAASHGEFHDERRLTDAQIATLKQWVDAGAPEGDPADLPPAPKFTVGWRLGAPDAVFQSPVYTVPAEGADIYQCFVIPTDYKEDRYVSAIEVRPGQRAVVHHVIAYLDTTGGARKLDAADPAPGYTSYGGIGVTPSGGLGGWAPGNDPRRLDNGVGVLLPKGADIVLQVHYHPTGKVEKDSTKLGVYFANGPVDKRVRIQAIIAPALRVPPGDAHYETGGSQAVPANVTVLGVMPHMHLLGHDMTVAATLPDGTQQPLVSVPDWDFNWQSTYMYQKPLELPQGSRIHLTAHYDNSTNNPRNPSDPPKLVTWGEKTTDEMCIAFVFYTVDSEHLTKGIAATDVPDLGIGGGKGSRMEKMMMLFDKNGDGKLDDSERAAMMQFLQDMMAKKAGKE